Proteins encoded in a region of the Diospyros lotus cultivar Yz01 chromosome 9, ASM1463336v1, whole genome shotgun sequence genome:
- the LOC127810095 gene encoding uncharacterized protein LOC127810095 yields MSIHGKTDSEVTSLAPSSPTSRHPAYYVQSPSRDSHDGEKTTNSFHSTPILSPAGSPGRHSRESSSTRFSGSLKHKQPRHHDKPSSANKHFDSIEEEGLLDDGAAPRGLPRRCYFPAFVLGFVLLFSFFSLVLWGASRNQKPVVTMKSISFNWFTIQAGNDFSGVATNMVTMNSTVKLIYRNTGTFFGVHVISTPLDLSYSQSELTLATGTIKKFYQSRKSQRTVTVTLQGSNIPLYGGGADLSSKDGTPLAPVPLMLSFTVRTRAYVLGKLVKPKFYKKVECSVVMDAKQMNVALSLKKNCTYQ; encoded by the exons ATGTCGATTCACGGCAAGACCGATTCGGAGGTGACGAGCCTGGCGCCGTCATCGCCGACGAGCCGCCACCCGGCGTACTACGTGCAGAGCCCGTCGCGGGACTCCCACGATGGCGAGAAGACCACCAACTCCTTCCACTCTACGCCCATCCTCAGCCCCGCCGGCTCCCCCGGCCGCCACTCCCGCGAGTCCTCCTCCACCCGCTTCTCCGGCTCCCTCAAGCACAAGCAGCCCCGCCACCACGACAAGCCCTCCTCCGCCAACAAGCACTTTGACTCCATCGAAGAGGAGGGCCTCCTCGACGACGGCGCCGCCCCCCGCGGCCTCCCCCGCCGCTGCTACTTTCCCGCCTTCGTTCTTGGCTTCGttctcctcttctccttcttctccctcGTCTTGTGGGGCGCCAGCCGGAATCAGAAGCCCGTCGTCACCATGAAG AGCATTTCATTCAACTGGTTTACGATTCAAGCCGGCAATGATTTCTCCGGCGTAGCCACCAACATGGTGACGATGAACTCCACTGTGAAGCTCATTTACCGGAATACCGGCACATTCTTCGGCGTCCACGTCATATCTACGCCACTGGATCTCTCCTACTCTCAATCTGAGCTCACCCTAGCCACCGGAACC ATTAAGAAGTTTTATCAGTCGAGAAAGAGCCAGAGGACGGTGACGGTGACGTTGCAGGGAAGCAACATTCCTCTGTACGGGGGCGGTGCCGATCTGAGCAGCAAAGACGGGACGCCGCTGGCACCGGTGCCGTTGATGCTGAGCTTCACCGTGCGGACCAGAGCGTACGTGTTGGGGAAGCTGGTGAAGCCCAAGTTCTACAAGAAGGTTGAGTGCTCGGTGGTCATGGATGCCAAGCAGATGAACGTGGCCTTGTCTTTGAAGAAGAATTGCACTTACCAGTAA